One Peromyscus maniculatus bairdii isolate BWxNUB_F1_BW_parent chromosome 14, HU_Pman_BW_mat_3.1, whole genome shotgun sequence genomic window carries:
- the Mta1 gene encoding metastasis-associated protein MTA1 isoform X1, with product MVDRRFLPAAATWEDYVYFENSSSNPYLIRRIEELNKTANGNVEAKVVCFYRRRDISSSLIALADKHATLSVCYRAGPGADTGEEGEVEEEVENPEMVDLPEKLKHQLRHRELFLSRQLESLPATHIRGKCSVTLLNETESLKSYLEREDFFFYSLVYDPQQKTLLADKGEIRVGNRYQADITDLLKEGEEDGRDQSKLETKVWEAHNPLVDKQIDQFLVVARSVGTFARALDCSSSVRQPSLHMSAAAASRDITLFHAMDTLHKNIYDISKAISALVPQGGPVLCRDEMEEWSASEANLFEEALEKYGKDFTDIQQDFLPWKSLTSIIEYYYMWKTTDRYVQQKRLKAAEAESKLKQVYIPNYNKPNPNQISVNSVKASVVNGTGTPGQSPGAGRACESCYTTQSYQWYSWGPPNMQCRLCASCWTYWKKYGGLKMPTRLDGERPGPNRNNMSPHGIPARSSGSPKFAMKTRQAFYLHTTKLTRIARRLCREILRPWHAARHPYMPINSAAIKAECTARLPEASQSPLVLKQVVRKPLEAVLRYLETHPRPPKPDPVKSSSSVLSSLTPAKSAPVINNGSPTILGKRSYEQHNGVDVDGVFSPSLSCPWALPGNMKKRLLMPSRGTYLGLANHGQTRHMGPSRNLLLNGKSYPTKVRLIRGGSLPPVKRRRMNWIDAPDDVFYMATEETRKIRKLLSSSETKRAARRPYKPIALRQSQALPLRPPPPAPVNDEPIVIED from the exons ATGGTAGACAGACGGTTCTTGCCTGCAGCAGCTACTTGGGAAG ACTATGTCTACTTTGAGAACTCCTCCAGCAATCCGTACCTGATCCGCAGGATTGAAGAGCTCAATAAG ACAGCCAACGGGAATGTGGAGGCCAAGGTGGTGTGTTTCTACAGAAGGCGGGACATTTCCAGCAGTCTCATCGCCCTGGCTGACAAGCATGCAA CCCTGTCAGTCTGCTATAGAGCCGGACCGGGGGCGGACACCGGCGAGGAAG gggaagtggaggaagaggtggagaacCCAGAGATGGTGGACCTGCCTGAGAAACTGAAGCATCAGCTGCGGCACCGGGAACTGTTCCTCTCTCGGCAGTTGGAGTCACTGCCCgccacccacatcag GGGCAAATGCAGTGTTACCCTGCTCAATGAGACTGAGTCACTCAAATCCTACCTGGAGCGTGAG gatttcttcttctattctcTAGTCTACGACCCACAGCAGAAGACCCTCCTGGCCGACAAAGGGGAGATCCGAGTAGGAAACCGGTACCAGGCCGACATCACTGACTTGCTGAAGGAAG GTGAGGAGGACGGCCGTGATCAGTCGAAACTGGAGACCAAGGTGTGGGAAGCCCATAATCCGCTTGTGGATAAGCAGATTGACCAGTTCCTTGTAGTGGCCCG ctccGTGGGCACCTTTGCACGGGCCCTGGATTGCAGCAGCTCCGTGCGGCAGCCTAGCCTGCACATGAGTGCCGCAGCAGCCTCCCGAGACATCACCCTG TTCCATGCCATGGACACGCTGCACAAGAACATCTACGACATCTCCAAGGCTATCTCAGCCCTCGTGCCTCAGGGGGGGCCGGTGCTCTGCCGGGATGAGATGGAGGAGTGGTCGGCATCAGAAGCCAACCTCTTTGAGGAAGCTCTGGAAAAATATGGGAAAGATTTCACAGACATTCAACAAGATTTT CTCCCATGGAAATCGCTCACCAGCATCATTGAATACTACTACATGTGGAAGACCACCGACAGATACGTCCAGCAG aaacgGTTGAAAGCAGCTGAAGCAGAGAGCAAGTTAAAGCAGGTTTATATTCCCAACTA TAACAAGCCAAATCCAAACCAGATCAGCGTCAACAGTGTCAAGGCCAGTGTAGTGAATGGCACAGGAACACCAGGCCAGAGCCCCGGGGCCGGCCGGGCCTGCGAGAGCTGTTACA CCACACAGTCTTACCAGTGGTATTCTTGGGGTCCCCCTAACATGCAGTGTCGCCTCTGCGCATCTTGTTGGACATATTGGAAGAAATATGGTGGCTTGAAAATGCCAACCCGGTTAGATGGAGAGAGGCCGGGACCAAACCGCAATAACATG AGTCCCCATGGCATCCCAGCCCGGAGCAGTGGGAGCCCCAAGTTTGCCATGAAGACAAGGCAGGCCTTCTACCTGCACACTACCAAGTTGACACGCATTGCCCGGCGCTTGTGCCGTGAGATCCTACGCCCATGGCATGCCGCACGCCACCCCTACATGCCCATCAACAGCGCAGCAATCAAGGCTGAAT GCACAGCACGGCTGCCTGAAGCTTCCCAGAGCCCACTGGTGCTGAAGCAGGTAGTGCGGAAGCCCCTGGAGGCTGTGCTCCGGTACCTTG agacccacccccgccccccgaaGCCTGACCCTGTGAAGAGTTCATCCAGCGTGCTCAGCAGTCTGACCCCTGCCAAGTCAGCCCCTGTCATCAACAATGGCTCCCCCACCATCTTGGGCAAGAGGAGCTATGAGCAGCACAATGGGGTGGATG TTGATggtgttttctctccctctctctcctgtccctgGGCACTGCCAGGCAACATGAAGAAGCGCCTCTTGATGCCCAGTAGGG GCACTTACCTGG GTCTGGCAAACCATGGACAGACCAGGCACATG GGACCAAGTCGGAATCTCCTGCTCAACGGGAAGTCCTACCCCACCAAAGTGCGGCTGATCCGCGGTGGCTCCCTGCCTCCAGTCAAGCGGCGGCGAATGAACTGGATTGACGCCCCAGACGACGTATTTTACATGGCCACTGAGGAGACCAG GAAAATCCGAAAGCTGCTCTCGTCCTCAGAAACCAAGCGTGCTGCCCGCCGGCCCTACAAGCCCATTGCCCTGCGCCAGAGCCAGGCCTTGCCGCTGCGGCCACCCCCACCTGCACCAGTCAACGATGAGCCCATTGTTATTGAGGACTAG
- the Mta1 gene encoding metastasis-associated protein MTA1 isoform X2: protein MVDRRFLPAAATWEDYVYFENSSSNPYLIRRIEELNKTANGNVEAKVVCFYRRRDISSSLIALADKHATLSVCYRAGPGADTGEEGEVEEEVENPEMVDLPEKLKHQLRHRELFLSRQLESLPATHIRGKCSVTLLNETESLKSYLEREDFFFYSLVYDPQQKTLLADKGEIRVGNRYQADITDLLKEGEEDGRDQSKLETKVWEAHNPLVDKQIDQFLVVARSVGTFARALDCSSSVRQPSLHMSAAAASRDITLFHAMDTLHKNIYDISKAISALVPQGGPVLCRDEMEEWSASEANLFEEALEKYGKDFTDIQQDFLPWKSLTSIIEYYYMWKTTDRYVQQKRLKAAEAESKLKQVYIPNYNKPNPNQISVNSVKASVVNGTGTPGQSPGAGRACESCYTTQSYQWYSWGPPNMQCRLCASCWTYWKKYGGLKMPTRLDGERPGPNRNNMSPHGIPARSSGSPKFAMKTRQAFYLHTTKLTRIARRLCREILRPWHAARHPYMPINSAAIKAECTARLPEASQSPLVLKQVVRKPLEAVLRYLETHPRPPKPDPVKSSSSVLSSLTPAKSAPVINNGSPTILGKRSYEQHNGVDVDGVFSPSLSCPWALPGNMKKRLLMPSRGLANHGQTRHMGPSRNLLLNGKSYPTKVRLIRGGSLPPVKRRRMNWIDAPDDVFYMATEETRKIRKLLSSSETKRAARRPYKPIALRQSQALPLRPPPPAPVNDEPIVIED from the exons ATGGTAGACAGACGGTTCTTGCCTGCAGCAGCTACTTGGGAAG ACTATGTCTACTTTGAGAACTCCTCCAGCAATCCGTACCTGATCCGCAGGATTGAAGAGCTCAATAAG ACAGCCAACGGGAATGTGGAGGCCAAGGTGGTGTGTTTCTACAGAAGGCGGGACATTTCCAGCAGTCTCATCGCCCTGGCTGACAAGCATGCAA CCCTGTCAGTCTGCTATAGAGCCGGACCGGGGGCGGACACCGGCGAGGAAG gggaagtggaggaagaggtggagaacCCAGAGATGGTGGACCTGCCTGAGAAACTGAAGCATCAGCTGCGGCACCGGGAACTGTTCCTCTCTCGGCAGTTGGAGTCACTGCCCgccacccacatcag GGGCAAATGCAGTGTTACCCTGCTCAATGAGACTGAGTCACTCAAATCCTACCTGGAGCGTGAG gatttcttcttctattctcTAGTCTACGACCCACAGCAGAAGACCCTCCTGGCCGACAAAGGGGAGATCCGAGTAGGAAACCGGTACCAGGCCGACATCACTGACTTGCTGAAGGAAG GTGAGGAGGACGGCCGTGATCAGTCGAAACTGGAGACCAAGGTGTGGGAAGCCCATAATCCGCTTGTGGATAAGCAGATTGACCAGTTCCTTGTAGTGGCCCG ctccGTGGGCACCTTTGCACGGGCCCTGGATTGCAGCAGCTCCGTGCGGCAGCCTAGCCTGCACATGAGTGCCGCAGCAGCCTCCCGAGACATCACCCTG TTCCATGCCATGGACACGCTGCACAAGAACATCTACGACATCTCCAAGGCTATCTCAGCCCTCGTGCCTCAGGGGGGGCCGGTGCTCTGCCGGGATGAGATGGAGGAGTGGTCGGCATCAGAAGCCAACCTCTTTGAGGAAGCTCTGGAAAAATATGGGAAAGATTTCACAGACATTCAACAAGATTTT CTCCCATGGAAATCGCTCACCAGCATCATTGAATACTACTACATGTGGAAGACCACCGACAGATACGTCCAGCAG aaacgGTTGAAAGCAGCTGAAGCAGAGAGCAAGTTAAAGCAGGTTTATATTCCCAACTA TAACAAGCCAAATCCAAACCAGATCAGCGTCAACAGTGTCAAGGCCAGTGTAGTGAATGGCACAGGAACACCAGGCCAGAGCCCCGGGGCCGGCCGGGCCTGCGAGAGCTGTTACA CCACACAGTCTTACCAGTGGTATTCTTGGGGTCCCCCTAACATGCAGTGTCGCCTCTGCGCATCTTGTTGGACATATTGGAAGAAATATGGTGGCTTGAAAATGCCAACCCGGTTAGATGGAGAGAGGCCGGGACCAAACCGCAATAACATG AGTCCCCATGGCATCCCAGCCCGGAGCAGTGGGAGCCCCAAGTTTGCCATGAAGACAAGGCAGGCCTTCTACCTGCACACTACCAAGTTGACACGCATTGCCCGGCGCTTGTGCCGTGAGATCCTACGCCCATGGCATGCCGCACGCCACCCCTACATGCCCATCAACAGCGCAGCAATCAAGGCTGAAT GCACAGCACGGCTGCCTGAAGCTTCCCAGAGCCCACTGGTGCTGAAGCAGGTAGTGCGGAAGCCCCTGGAGGCTGTGCTCCGGTACCTTG agacccacccccgccccccgaaGCCTGACCCTGTGAAGAGTTCATCCAGCGTGCTCAGCAGTCTGACCCCTGCCAAGTCAGCCCCTGTCATCAACAATGGCTCCCCCACCATCTTGGGCAAGAGGAGCTATGAGCAGCACAATGGGGTGGATG TTGATggtgttttctctccctctctctcctgtccctgGGCACTGCCAGGCAACATGAAGAAGCGCCTCTTGATGCCCAGTAGGG GTCTGGCAAACCATGGACAGACCAGGCACATG GGACCAAGTCGGAATCTCCTGCTCAACGGGAAGTCCTACCCCACCAAAGTGCGGCTGATCCGCGGTGGCTCCCTGCCTCCAGTCAAGCGGCGGCGAATGAACTGGATTGACGCCCCAGACGACGTATTTTACATGGCCACTGAGGAGACCAG GAAAATCCGAAAGCTGCTCTCGTCCTCAGAAACCAAGCGTGCTGCCCGCCGGCCCTACAAGCCCATTGCCCTGCGCCAGAGCCAGGCCTTGCCGCTGCGGCCACCCCCACCTGCACCAGTCAACGATGAGCCCATTGTTATTGAGGACTAG
- the Mta1 gene encoding metastasis-associated protein MTA1 isoform X10 produces MVDRRFLPAAATWEDYVYFENSSSNPYLIRRIEELNKTANGNVEAKVVCFYRRRDISSSLIALADKHATLSVCYRAGPGADTGEEGEVEEEVENPEMVDLPEKLKHQLRHRELFLSRQLESLPATHIRGKCSVTLLNETESLKSYLEREDFFFYSLVYDPQQKTLLADKGEIRVGNRYQADITDLLKEGEEDGRDQSKLETKVWEAHNPLVDKQIDQFLVVARSVGTFARALDCSSSVRQPSLHMSAAAASRDITLFHAMDTLHKNIYDISKAISALVPQGGPVLCRDEMEEWSASEANLFEEALEKYGKDFTDIQQDFLPWKSLTSIIEYYYMWKTTDRYVQQKRLKAAEAESKLKQVYIPNYNKPNPNQISVNSVKASVVNGTGTPGQSPGAGRACESCYTTQSYQWYSWGPPNMQCRLCASCWTYWKKYGGLKMPTRLDGERPGPNRNNMSPHGIPARSSGSPKFAMKTRQAFYLHTTKLTRIARRLCREILRPWHAARHPYMPINSAAIKAECTARLPEASQSPLVLKQVVRKPLEAVLRYLETHPRPPKPDPVKSSSSVLSSLTPAKSAPVINNGSPTILGKRSYEQHNGVDGLANHGQTRHMGPSRNLLLNGKSYPTKVRLIRGGSLPPVKRRRMNWIDAPDDVFYMATEETRKIRKLLSSSETKRAARRPYKPIALRQSQALPLRPPPPAPVNDEPIVIED; encoded by the exons ATGGTAGACAGACGGTTCTTGCCTGCAGCAGCTACTTGGGAAG ACTATGTCTACTTTGAGAACTCCTCCAGCAATCCGTACCTGATCCGCAGGATTGAAGAGCTCAATAAG ACAGCCAACGGGAATGTGGAGGCCAAGGTGGTGTGTTTCTACAGAAGGCGGGACATTTCCAGCAGTCTCATCGCCCTGGCTGACAAGCATGCAA CCCTGTCAGTCTGCTATAGAGCCGGACCGGGGGCGGACACCGGCGAGGAAG gggaagtggaggaagaggtggagaacCCAGAGATGGTGGACCTGCCTGAGAAACTGAAGCATCAGCTGCGGCACCGGGAACTGTTCCTCTCTCGGCAGTTGGAGTCACTGCCCgccacccacatcag GGGCAAATGCAGTGTTACCCTGCTCAATGAGACTGAGTCACTCAAATCCTACCTGGAGCGTGAG gatttcttcttctattctcTAGTCTACGACCCACAGCAGAAGACCCTCCTGGCCGACAAAGGGGAGATCCGAGTAGGAAACCGGTACCAGGCCGACATCACTGACTTGCTGAAGGAAG GTGAGGAGGACGGCCGTGATCAGTCGAAACTGGAGACCAAGGTGTGGGAAGCCCATAATCCGCTTGTGGATAAGCAGATTGACCAGTTCCTTGTAGTGGCCCG ctccGTGGGCACCTTTGCACGGGCCCTGGATTGCAGCAGCTCCGTGCGGCAGCCTAGCCTGCACATGAGTGCCGCAGCAGCCTCCCGAGACATCACCCTG TTCCATGCCATGGACACGCTGCACAAGAACATCTACGACATCTCCAAGGCTATCTCAGCCCTCGTGCCTCAGGGGGGGCCGGTGCTCTGCCGGGATGAGATGGAGGAGTGGTCGGCATCAGAAGCCAACCTCTTTGAGGAAGCTCTGGAAAAATATGGGAAAGATTTCACAGACATTCAACAAGATTTT CTCCCATGGAAATCGCTCACCAGCATCATTGAATACTACTACATGTGGAAGACCACCGACAGATACGTCCAGCAG aaacgGTTGAAAGCAGCTGAAGCAGAGAGCAAGTTAAAGCAGGTTTATATTCCCAACTA TAACAAGCCAAATCCAAACCAGATCAGCGTCAACAGTGTCAAGGCCAGTGTAGTGAATGGCACAGGAACACCAGGCCAGAGCCCCGGGGCCGGCCGGGCCTGCGAGAGCTGTTACA CCACACAGTCTTACCAGTGGTATTCTTGGGGTCCCCCTAACATGCAGTGTCGCCTCTGCGCATCTTGTTGGACATATTGGAAGAAATATGGTGGCTTGAAAATGCCAACCCGGTTAGATGGAGAGAGGCCGGGACCAAACCGCAATAACATG AGTCCCCATGGCATCCCAGCCCGGAGCAGTGGGAGCCCCAAGTTTGCCATGAAGACAAGGCAGGCCTTCTACCTGCACACTACCAAGTTGACACGCATTGCCCGGCGCTTGTGCCGTGAGATCCTACGCCCATGGCATGCCGCACGCCACCCCTACATGCCCATCAACAGCGCAGCAATCAAGGCTGAAT GCACAGCACGGCTGCCTGAAGCTTCCCAGAGCCCACTGGTGCTGAAGCAGGTAGTGCGGAAGCCCCTGGAGGCTGTGCTCCGGTACCTTG agacccacccccgccccccgaaGCCTGACCCTGTGAAGAGTTCATCCAGCGTGCTCAGCAGTCTGACCCCTGCCAAGTCAGCCCCTGTCATCAACAATGGCTCCCCCACCATCTTGGGCAAGAGGAGCTATGAGCAGCACAATGGGGTGGATG GTCTGGCAAACCATGGACAGACCAGGCACATG GGACCAAGTCGGAATCTCCTGCTCAACGGGAAGTCCTACCCCACCAAAGTGCGGCTGATCCGCGGTGGCTCCCTGCCTCCAGTCAAGCGGCGGCGAATGAACTGGATTGACGCCCCAGACGACGTATTTTACATGGCCACTGAGGAGACCAG GAAAATCCGAAAGCTGCTCTCGTCCTCAGAAACCAAGCGTGCTGCCCGCCGGCCCTACAAGCCCATTGCCCTGCGCCAGAGCCAGGCCTTGCCGCTGCGGCCACCCCCACCTGCACCAGTCAACGATGAGCCCATTGTTATTGAGGACTAG
- the Mta1 gene encoding metastasis-associated protein MTA1 isoform X6: protein MVDRRFLPAAATWEDYVYFENSSSNPYLIRRIEELNKTANGNVEAKVVCFYRRRDISSSLIALADKHAREVEEEVENPEMVDLPEKLKHQLRHRELFLSRQLESLPATHIRGKCSVTLLNETESLKSYLEREDFFFYSLVYDPQQKTLLADKGEIRVGNRYQADITDLLKEGEEDGRDQSKLETKVWEAHNPLVDKQIDQFLVVARSVGTFARALDCSSSVRQPSLHMSAAAASRDITLFHAMDTLHKNIYDISKAISALVPQGGPVLCRDEMEEWSASEANLFEEALEKYGKDFTDIQQDFLPWKSLTSIIEYYYMWKTTDRYVQQKRLKAAEAESKLKQVYIPNYNKPNPNQISVNSVKASVVNGTGTPGQSPGAGRACESCYTTQSYQWYSWGPPNMQCRLCASCWTYWKKYGGLKMPTRLDGERPGPNRNNMSPHGIPARSSGSPKFAMKTRQAFYLHTTKLTRIARRLCREILRPWHAARHPYMPINSAAIKAECTARLPEASQSPLVLKQVVRKPLEAVLRYLETHPRPPKPDPVKSSSSVLSSLTPAKSAPVINNGSPTILGKRSYEQHNGVDVDGVFSPSLSCPWALPGNMKKRLLMPSRGTYLGLANHGQTRHMGPSRNLLLNGKSYPTKVRLIRGGSLPPVKRRRMNWIDAPDDVFYMATEETRKIRKLLSSSETKRAARRPYKPIALRQSQALPLRPPPPAPVNDEPIVIED, encoded by the exons ATGGTAGACAGACGGTTCTTGCCTGCAGCAGCTACTTGGGAAG ACTATGTCTACTTTGAGAACTCCTCCAGCAATCCGTACCTGATCCGCAGGATTGAAGAGCTCAATAAG ACAGCCAACGGGAATGTGGAGGCCAAGGTGGTGTGTTTCTACAGAAGGCGGGACATTTCCAGCAGTCTCATCGCCCTGGCTGACAAGCATGCAA gggaagtggaggaagaggtggagaacCCAGAGATGGTGGACCTGCCTGAGAAACTGAAGCATCAGCTGCGGCACCGGGAACTGTTCCTCTCTCGGCAGTTGGAGTCACTGCCCgccacccacatcag GGGCAAATGCAGTGTTACCCTGCTCAATGAGACTGAGTCACTCAAATCCTACCTGGAGCGTGAG gatttcttcttctattctcTAGTCTACGACCCACAGCAGAAGACCCTCCTGGCCGACAAAGGGGAGATCCGAGTAGGAAACCGGTACCAGGCCGACATCACTGACTTGCTGAAGGAAG GTGAGGAGGACGGCCGTGATCAGTCGAAACTGGAGACCAAGGTGTGGGAAGCCCATAATCCGCTTGTGGATAAGCAGATTGACCAGTTCCTTGTAGTGGCCCG ctccGTGGGCACCTTTGCACGGGCCCTGGATTGCAGCAGCTCCGTGCGGCAGCCTAGCCTGCACATGAGTGCCGCAGCAGCCTCCCGAGACATCACCCTG TTCCATGCCATGGACACGCTGCACAAGAACATCTACGACATCTCCAAGGCTATCTCAGCCCTCGTGCCTCAGGGGGGGCCGGTGCTCTGCCGGGATGAGATGGAGGAGTGGTCGGCATCAGAAGCCAACCTCTTTGAGGAAGCTCTGGAAAAATATGGGAAAGATTTCACAGACATTCAACAAGATTTT CTCCCATGGAAATCGCTCACCAGCATCATTGAATACTACTACATGTGGAAGACCACCGACAGATACGTCCAGCAG aaacgGTTGAAAGCAGCTGAAGCAGAGAGCAAGTTAAAGCAGGTTTATATTCCCAACTA TAACAAGCCAAATCCAAACCAGATCAGCGTCAACAGTGTCAAGGCCAGTGTAGTGAATGGCACAGGAACACCAGGCCAGAGCCCCGGGGCCGGCCGGGCCTGCGAGAGCTGTTACA CCACACAGTCTTACCAGTGGTATTCTTGGGGTCCCCCTAACATGCAGTGTCGCCTCTGCGCATCTTGTTGGACATATTGGAAGAAATATGGTGGCTTGAAAATGCCAACCCGGTTAGATGGAGAGAGGCCGGGACCAAACCGCAATAACATG AGTCCCCATGGCATCCCAGCCCGGAGCAGTGGGAGCCCCAAGTTTGCCATGAAGACAAGGCAGGCCTTCTACCTGCACACTACCAAGTTGACACGCATTGCCCGGCGCTTGTGCCGTGAGATCCTACGCCCATGGCATGCCGCACGCCACCCCTACATGCCCATCAACAGCGCAGCAATCAAGGCTGAAT GCACAGCACGGCTGCCTGAAGCTTCCCAGAGCCCACTGGTGCTGAAGCAGGTAGTGCGGAAGCCCCTGGAGGCTGTGCTCCGGTACCTTG agacccacccccgccccccgaaGCCTGACCCTGTGAAGAGTTCATCCAGCGTGCTCAGCAGTCTGACCCCTGCCAAGTCAGCCCCTGTCATCAACAATGGCTCCCCCACCATCTTGGGCAAGAGGAGCTATGAGCAGCACAATGGGGTGGATG TTGATggtgttttctctccctctctctcctgtccctgGGCACTGCCAGGCAACATGAAGAAGCGCCTCTTGATGCCCAGTAGGG GCACTTACCTGG GTCTGGCAAACCATGGACAGACCAGGCACATG GGACCAAGTCGGAATCTCCTGCTCAACGGGAAGTCCTACCCCACCAAAGTGCGGCTGATCCGCGGTGGCTCCCTGCCTCCAGTCAAGCGGCGGCGAATGAACTGGATTGACGCCCCAGACGACGTATTTTACATGGCCACTGAGGAGACCAG GAAAATCCGAAAGCTGCTCTCGTCCTCAGAAACCAAGCGTGCTGCCCGCCGGCCCTACAAGCCCATTGCCCTGCGCCAGAGCCAGGCCTTGCCGCTGCGGCCACCCCCACCTGCACCAGTCAACGATGAGCCCATTGTTATTGAGGACTAG
- the Mta1 gene encoding metastasis-associated protein MTA1 isoform X5 — MVDRRFLPAAATWEDYVYFENSSSNPYLIRRIEELNKTANGNVEAKVVCFYRRRDISSSLIALADKHATLSVCYRAGPGADTGEEGEVEEEVENPEMVDLPEKLKHQLRHRELFLSRQLESLPATHIRGKCSVTLLNETESLKSYLEREDFFFYSLVYDPQQKTLLADKGEIRVGNRYQADITDLLKEGEEDGRDQSKLETKVWEAHNPLVDKQIDQFLVVARSVGTFARALDCSSSVRQPSLHMSAAAASRDITLFHAMDTLHKNIYDISKAISALVPQGGPVLCRDEMEEWSASEANLFEEALEKYGKDFTDIQQDFLPWKSLTSIIEYYYMWKTTDRYVQQKRLKAAEAESKLKQVYIPNYNKPNPNQISVNSVKASVVNGTGTPGQSPGAGRACESCYTTQSYQWYSWGPPNMQCRLCASCWTYWKKYGGLKMPTRLDGERPGPNRNNMSPHGIPARSSGSPKFAMKTRQAFYLHTTKLTRIARRLCREILRPWHAARHPYMPINSAAIKAECTARLPEASQSPLVLKQVVRKPLEAVLRYLETHPRPPKPDPVKSSSSVLSSLTPAKSAPVINNGSPTILGKRSYEQHNGVDGNMKKRLLMPSRGTYLGLANHGQTRHMGPSRNLLLNGKSYPTKVRLIRGGSLPPVKRRRMNWIDAPDDVFYMATEETRKIRKLLSSSETKRAARRPYKPIALRQSQALPLRPPPPAPVNDEPIVIED, encoded by the exons ATGGTAGACAGACGGTTCTTGCCTGCAGCAGCTACTTGGGAAG ACTATGTCTACTTTGAGAACTCCTCCAGCAATCCGTACCTGATCCGCAGGATTGAAGAGCTCAATAAG ACAGCCAACGGGAATGTGGAGGCCAAGGTGGTGTGTTTCTACAGAAGGCGGGACATTTCCAGCAGTCTCATCGCCCTGGCTGACAAGCATGCAA CCCTGTCAGTCTGCTATAGAGCCGGACCGGGGGCGGACACCGGCGAGGAAG gggaagtggaggaagaggtggagaacCCAGAGATGGTGGACCTGCCTGAGAAACTGAAGCATCAGCTGCGGCACCGGGAACTGTTCCTCTCTCGGCAGTTGGAGTCACTGCCCgccacccacatcag GGGCAAATGCAGTGTTACCCTGCTCAATGAGACTGAGTCACTCAAATCCTACCTGGAGCGTGAG gatttcttcttctattctcTAGTCTACGACCCACAGCAGAAGACCCTCCTGGCCGACAAAGGGGAGATCCGAGTAGGAAACCGGTACCAGGCCGACATCACTGACTTGCTGAAGGAAG GTGAGGAGGACGGCCGTGATCAGTCGAAACTGGAGACCAAGGTGTGGGAAGCCCATAATCCGCTTGTGGATAAGCAGATTGACCAGTTCCTTGTAGTGGCCCG ctccGTGGGCACCTTTGCACGGGCCCTGGATTGCAGCAGCTCCGTGCGGCAGCCTAGCCTGCACATGAGTGCCGCAGCAGCCTCCCGAGACATCACCCTG TTCCATGCCATGGACACGCTGCACAAGAACATCTACGACATCTCCAAGGCTATCTCAGCCCTCGTGCCTCAGGGGGGGCCGGTGCTCTGCCGGGATGAGATGGAGGAGTGGTCGGCATCAGAAGCCAACCTCTTTGAGGAAGCTCTGGAAAAATATGGGAAAGATTTCACAGACATTCAACAAGATTTT CTCCCATGGAAATCGCTCACCAGCATCATTGAATACTACTACATGTGGAAGACCACCGACAGATACGTCCAGCAG aaacgGTTGAAAGCAGCTGAAGCAGAGAGCAAGTTAAAGCAGGTTTATATTCCCAACTA TAACAAGCCAAATCCAAACCAGATCAGCGTCAACAGTGTCAAGGCCAGTGTAGTGAATGGCACAGGAACACCAGGCCAGAGCCCCGGGGCCGGCCGGGCCTGCGAGAGCTGTTACA CCACACAGTCTTACCAGTGGTATTCTTGGGGTCCCCCTAACATGCAGTGTCGCCTCTGCGCATCTTGTTGGACATATTGGAAGAAATATGGTGGCTTGAAAATGCCAACCCGGTTAGATGGAGAGAGGCCGGGACCAAACCGCAATAACATG AGTCCCCATGGCATCCCAGCCCGGAGCAGTGGGAGCCCCAAGTTTGCCATGAAGACAAGGCAGGCCTTCTACCTGCACACTACCAAGTTGACACGCATTGCCCGGCGCTTGTGCCGTGAGATCCTACGCCCATGGCATGCCGCACGCCACCCCTACATGCCCATCAACAGCGCAGCAATCAAGGCTGAAT GCACAGCACGGCTGCCTGAAGCTTCCCAGAGCCCACTGGTGCTGAAGCAGGTAGTGCGGAAGCCCCTGGAGGCTGTGCTCCGGTACCTTG agacccacccccgccccccgaaGCCTGACCCTGTGAAGAGTTCATCCAGCGTGCTCAGCAGTCTGACCCCTGCCAAGTCAGCCCCTGTCATCAACAATGGCTCCCCCACCATCTTGGGCAAGAGGAGCTATGAGCAGCACAATGGGGTGGATG GCAACATGAAGAAGCGCCTCTTGATGCCCAGTAGGG GCACTTACCTGG GTCTGGCAAACCATGGACAGACCAGGCACATG GGACCAAGTCGGAATCTCCTGCTCAACGGGAAGTCCTACCCCACCAAAGTGCGGCTGATCCGCGGTGGCTCCCTGCCTCCAGTCAAGCGGCGGCGAATGAACTGGATTGACGCCCCAGACGACGTATTTTACATGGCCACTGAGGAGACCAG GAAAATCCGAAAGCTGCTCTCGTCCTCAGAAACCAAGCGTGCTGCCCGCCGGCCCTACAAGCCCATTGCCCTGCGCCAGAGCCAGGCCTTGCCGCTGCGGCCACCCCCACCTGCACCAGTCAACGATGAGCCCATTGTTATTGAGGACTAG